GAATTGCCCGTTTAGCTAGAGCCTCTGGCTGTGGTGATTGGATTAAAATTGAAGTTATTTCAGACAATCGCTATCTATTGCCTGATAATGAGGAAACGATCAAAGCAACAGAGATTTTGGCAGCGGAAGGCTTTACGGTACTTCCTTATATGTGTCCGGATTTAATGGCAGCAAAGCGGCTGAAAAAAGCAGGTGCTGCTGCTGTTATGCCGCTTGGATCTCCTATTGGCAGTAATCGAGGTTTACAGACGAAAGAGTTGATTCGAATTTTAATTGAGGAAATTGATTTGCCAATTATCGTAGATGCTGGAATAGGAAAGCCTTCTGATGCAACGGAGGCGATGGAAATGGGAGCAGCAGCAGTTTTGTTAAATACAGCAATTGCTACAGCAAAGTCTCCTGTGCTGATGGCAGAAGCTTTTGCACTAGCTGTAGAAGCTGGACGTAAAGCTTATTTGGCAGGTTTGGGTAGAGTAATTGGAGCTGGTGCGAGTGCTTCCTCACCGTTAACTGGCTTTTTACATGAGTAGGTGAGCAGATGAGTTTTTTGCATGAATTAGAAAAATATCAAGCTTTTGATTATCAACGTTTTTTTGCGCAAGTTACGAAAGAGCAAATTTTATCAATCATCAGCAAAAATAAATTGTCGGTTATGGATTATTTAACATTATTGTCACCTAAGGCTGAAGAATGTTTAGAAGCAATTGCTCAACGTGCAAATGAAGTAACGATTCAGCAGTTTGGTAAAACGATGCAGCTTTTCACACCGATGTATATTGCAAATTATTGCATTAATCAATGTGTATATTGTGGATTTAACTGTAAAAACCAATTGACAAGAATGAAGCTTACAATGAAAGAGATTGAGAAAGAAGGAGAATGGATTGCTAAAACTGGTCTAAAGCATGTCTTGGTATTAACAGGAGAATCACCAATTCATAGCTCGGTAGATTACATAGTAGAGGCAGTAGATACTTTAAAAAAATTCTTTACTGGGATTAGTATTGAGGTCTATCCTTTAAGTGAAGATGACTATTACCGCGCAGTTAAAAATGGTGTAGATGGGATGACCATTTTTCAAGAAGTGTACGATAAAGAAATTTATAAAGAGCTTCATTTAGCAGGCCCAAAGCGCGATTATGAATTTCGTCTTGATGCACCGGAAAGAGCATGCAGAGCCGGATTAAGGACAGTAAATATCGGGGCACTCCTCGGCTTGAATGATTGGCGAAAAGAAGCGTTCTTGACAGGAGTCCATGCAAATTACCTACAGCGTAAATATAGTGAAGTTGAAATCGCCGTTTCTACACCAAGAATGCGCCCACATACGGGCGGATTTCCACCACGGGTTACAGTAAGTGATAAAAATATCGTGCAATATATCGTAGCTTATCGTTTGTTTATGCCGCGCAGTGGAATTACTTTATCATCAAGAGAAAGCTTTACATTGAGAAATCATTTAACGAAAATTGGTGTGACAAAGATGTCGGGAGGGGTAACTACGGCGGTTGGCGGACATAACAAAGGAGAAGAAGCAAGCCAGTTTGATATTTCTGATCATCGGAGTGTTGCTGAAATGGCTCAGATGCTGTATAACCAAGGGTATCAACCGATTTATAAAGATTGGCAGGTTGTATAATGACTGAATTTGAGAAAGGTCTATTAAAATATTTCTGTAAAGAAGATTTAAAAAAGATCCAACAAACTAAAATTGGTATTGCTGGTGCTGGGGGATTGGGATCAAATTGTGCGATGCTTCTCGTGCGTAGTGGATTTATTCATTTTACAATTGTTGATTTTGACCGGGTTGAGGTAAGCAATCTGAACCGGCAAAACTATGTTTATTCTCAGGTGAATCAGTCAAAGGTAGCTGCATTAAAAGAAAATTTGGCGCAGATCCATTCAAATGTGCAAATTGAAGCAGTAGAAGATAGATTAACTAGGGACAATATAAAAGAAATATTTTCTTCTTGTGATATTGTTATTGAAGCAGTGGATTGTCCAGAGACAAAAGCAATGATCATTGAAGAACTAGCACAAGCAGGAAAATATATTGTTGCTGCTTCAGGTTTAGCAGGCTGGGGAAATAGCGATCGGATAAAGGTGAAAAAAATCAATGACCGTCTTTATATTGTCGGAGATTTGATAAGTACAATAGAAAATAATCCTCCATGTGCGCCGGTGGTAACTTTAACAGCATCAAAGCAAGCTGATTTAGTTCTAGAAATTGTCTTACAGTAATTTGTTTTCTCGGGATAAATTTTGAGAAACATGATATGATGAAGAAAATGAAAAAAAGGGGAAATGCAAAATTTTATCTGATGACTTGATTAAAATTTTGCTAATAAGATGATGAATAAAGAAATAGCGATTGAAAATTTTTTGACGACGAAAATCTATGCGTTAACAGCAGAGAAATTATCCAAAGGAAAAACTAATTTAGAAGTTGTTGCTGCGTGTATAGAGGCTGGGATTAAATTTATCCAATATAGAGAGAAAACGAAGAAAACAAAAGCGATGTATGAGGAATGTTTGGCAATTCGCGAGATAACAAAACGAGCAGGTGTAACTTTTGTTGTGAATGATTATATTGATTTAGCATTGGCAGTGAAAGCTGACGGTGTACATGTTGGGCAGGAAGACTTTCCACCGCAGAT
This genomic interval from Selenobaculum gibii contains the following:
- a CDS encoding thiazole synthase produces the protein MQDILKIGKTKIMSRLFIGSGKFGSNKLMPEAIQAAKAQVVTVAVRRIDMDYPEENILNFIPKDCIVMPNTSGARNAEEAVRIARLARASGCGDWIKIEVISDNRYLLPDNEETIKATEILAAEGFTVLPYMCPDLMAAKRLKKAGAAAVMPLGSPIGSNRGLQTKELIRILIEEIDLPIIVDAGIGKPSDATEAMEMGAAAVLLNTAIATAKSPVLMAEAFALAVEAGRKAYLAGLGRVIGAGASASSPLTGFLHE
- the thiH gene encoding 2-iminoacetate synthase ThiH, which gives rise to MSFLHELEKYQAFDYQRFFAQVTKEQILSIISKNKLSVMDYLTLLSPKAEECLEAIAQRANEVTIQQFGKTMQLFTPMYIANYCINQCVYCGFNCKNQLTRMKLTMKEIEKEGEWIAKTGLKHVLVLTGESPIHSSVDYIVEAVDTLKKFFTGISIEVYPLSEDDYYRAVKNGVDGMTIFQEVYDKEIYKELHLAGPKRDYEFRLDAPERACRAGLRTVNIGALLGLNDWRKEAFLTGVHANYLQRKYSEVEIAVSTPRMRPHTGGFPPRVTVSDKNIVQYIVAYRLFMPRSGITLSSRESFTLRNHLTKIGVTKMSGGVTTAVGGHNKGEEASQFDISDHRSVAEMAQMLYNQGYQPIYKDWQVV
- the thiF gene encoding sulfur carrier protein ThiS adenylyltransferase ThiF; protein product: MTEFEKGLLKYFCKEDLKKIQQTKIGIAGAGGLGSNCAMLLVRSGFIHFTIVDFDRVEVSNLNRQNYVYSQVNQSKVAALKENLAQIHSNVQIEAVEDRLTRDNIKEIFSSCDIVIEAVDCPETKAMIIEELAQAGKYIVAASGLAGWGNSDRIKVKKINDRLYIVGDLISTIENNPPCAPVVTLTASKQADLVLEIVLQ